The DNA sequence CGTCCATTATCTTCTTCCGGGACCCACTTTCCTTGACCGGTGCTTTCTCTGTAACCAAAAGCTCTTGTCCGGAAAAGACATCTACATGTACAAGTAAGCCCCTAAACCAGATCTTTCTAAGTCttatctccttttctttctttctcatctaTTTTCCtggtttattttttacatcATGGGTTGGTTTGTTTTTCTAGAGATTTGATTTTTGGGTACTGTATTCTGTGGTGTAATATGCATTATGCAGAGGAGACAGGGCATTTTGTAGTGTGGAGTGCAGGTGCAGGCAGATTTTTATGGACGAGGAAGAGAGTCTTCGCAAAAACTACTGTTCATTGGCCGCCATGAAACCCACTTCTtcgtctttttcttcttctccatctccatctccatcttcttcctcctccacggCTCATCATCACCGCAAAGGGACAAGAAACGGAGCGGGAGGGTTTGCGTACTGAGAGAGAAGGAAATTTGTGAAACTGAAAGATGGCGTTTTTTTTGTATTCCAGTTTTAACCTTGGTTGATTTTGTTATGACTCTGACATCCTCTGTCCTTTTGTTTTGCTTCCTAGTATGAAGCCAAAGAAGTCATTTTTGACTTATTCCCCATCGTATCTGTGAGTGCCCATGGTTTTTGGTGCATAAACAACGGTGGAGACGTGTAGGTTTTGTGTCATTGTTAAGAGGGAATTAATGGTATTCAAATCTCTATATGAACTGTTTTAATTAGTTGATTGggttatgattttgatttttgaatctTAAAATCAGAGAAAGTAGTTGTCTTTACGAAAGTTATCATCTTGCTAGCACTTTGGGACGAGCAATGGGCTggtttttgttctctttttgcAAAGATGACAGAGCAAACCTTAAATGTTGTGTCCTCGGATGCTCATTTCAGTGAAAATCCGGGGGGTGAAAGTCCAGGTACATCAATGGAGAGAACAGTAGTGTTTTAATGGAACTAAGAAAGATGGTACGTAATAGTTAAACGAAGAAATGGTACTACCAAGGAAAAATGTCGTGGTCCCAGCATTTGCTACATCAGAACTTCGActatttgttcttttgtttttagctTTGTTTTATTTGCtcgtctttttttcttttttgttaaacatggaCACATTATCTATCATGGAATTGGTAAGGCCTTGTTTGTCTATTGCAATAATGCTAGGAAATGATTCTGATTACTCTATCTTCACTCTTTATGTCAGTACACTCCCCCCGTTCTCGACTGGACCAGAGCGCTCATATTGGGCATGTAAATTggttagaaataaataaataaataaagttccAATTTTTAACCATAAAAGGTGACAGGTCCTAGGTATCACTTCAAATTATTTTGGTTTCTAAATCCATGAATCAATTGGATTTACTCAAAATTCAAGTATCCTCACATTTAGATTCAAAACATGACGTATATGGTGCTTAATTTGACTCTGATCTTATGCCCATGACTCTACATGTTAGCGAGTTGGTTCCGATTCATACGGCATCAACATATATGCATagataagtttttattttttcctaatgCAAAAGAGTAATTAGGAAAAGCAGTTTGGAGAAGGTGACACACGCAGACGAATACATACATGTCAGGctaataaaccaaaaaaagataTTCAAGAAATGCACGTTTTCTGGGTGAAAAACGCCCACAAGGTGAGCATTGAATGATGGTTCAGAACATTGAATAATGGGGGTCAGGAATTTGGAGCCTAGAATCTTATACTTTGCGATGTGGGCATGCAGTTTTCAAAGTTGGAAAGTGGAACCCTAGAAAGAAGCACATAAgggagcagagagagagagagagagagagagagattgggcAATCATACTAGGTAATAGGAATAAATACTAAATAGGGGTTGCCACTTGTCTTTATGCTCTGCCCCTCAGACCTTGCATATTACATTCCTGGAAAGAGACAAGCGGCAATTGTTTGTCTCACAGGGCAAAGATGCATTTTACAATCCCTTTGAGGTGGTGGAGAATTGTGTTCGTTCTGTGAGAATTCAGTTTGCCACTTTTACACCAAGGAAAGGaataatatcttcttcttcttcttcttcttcttcttcttcataagCTACACCAAATCAGATACCCTTCAAAAAGTAAGTAGAGAAAAGGAAAGCAGAATGCTTGCTGACAACCGTTTCCCCTACCACACACACACCCCATTGCCACATTCACCCAGCTCCCATTTGAACTCTGATATTGAATCCCCCGGCTTCGAATTTGTGGTCATTTAGAGAACCCATAGATCTGATAGAGCACTGTAATTGCATTTCTTTCAAAGACACTACAGTAATGCAACCTTTTCTAAGTCAAAGTTTGTATGTTTATGGTGTTTTTAAACCGACTTCTCCAACGGTCAGTGTGTTTACATAGGAACGATTAAGGAAGACGTCGTTAATCGAATTGGACGCCCCCACCACATGATTTCTCCTTAGGCCTAAAGTCCCAAATCCAAAGCAAAGTCCATAGAAATTCAACGGCCCAAACTTCCATTTCAAAAACGAACTGGATTCATTTGTTTTcgataagttaaaattaaaattaaaaaattaaaaaaaatattattataatttatttttattttaaaattaaaaaaaaatatttattttattttatattaaaaaaaaattacaatgattagataaaataagatgaaatattttctgaaaaacgAGACCTTAACTTCATCATGGGCT is a window from the Juglans regia cultivar Chandler chromosome 7, Walnut 2.0, whole genome shotgun sequence genome containing:
- the LOC108987285 gene encoding FCS-Like Zinc finger 15-like; translation: MAGLSVVLEAQKGGVSRKTPAQVINKTTMLLKKNSSPSLPPPSTPPPSSHRNVHYLLPGPTFLDRCFLCNQKLLSGKDIYMYKGDRAFCSVECRCRQIFMDEEESLRKNYCSLAAMKPTSSSFSSSPSPSPSSSSSTAHHHRKGTRNGAGGFAY